The genomic region CGTGTAGAGGCCCCACAGGGCGAAGGTGGAGTCCCGCAGCCAGCTGTACCGGTAGTCCCAGTTCCGCTCGCCGCGTGGCGTCTCGGGCAGCGAGGTGGTGGCCGCGGCCAGCAGGGCGCCCGTCGGCGCGTAGGTGAGTCCTTTCAGTGCCAGGGCGCTGCGCTGCAGGTGGCGCCGCCAGGGGTGGTCCGGGAACATCCCGCGCGAGAGCCACTGCCGCCAGAACTCGGTCGTACGGTCCACGGCGCCGCAGGCCTGCAGGTAGGTGTCCGGCAGCAGCGGTTCCTCGGGACGCCAGGTCAGCGCGACGAAGGCCGTGTCGCCCTCCCGCAGGGTCGTGCGGGCCAGGGCACGCCGGCCGTCGAAGCCCAGCCGGAGGTCCGTGCGCAGCCGCAGCGTGATGTTGCTGCCCGCGTTGGCGATCACTCCCGAGGAGTAGTCGTCCTCCTCGTACTCCCAGGACTCCGCCTGGCGGCCGTAGTCGAAGTTCGGTTCGCAGACGAGGCTGAGGTCGACCGAGCCGTGCTCGCAGCGGGCGAGGCGCAGCAGCACGTGGTCGGCGTCCCAGTCGCTGGGGGTCCGCCGGTGGGTGTTGGAACGCTCGTGGGTGCGGTGCCAGCGGCCGACGACCAGGCAGTCGGTGACGATCAGCCAGCCGTTCGGCGTCTGCCAGGTCGTCTCCAGGATGTTCGTCCCGGGCAGGTAGCGGCGCCCGGCCGGGATCTGCGTGCGGTCGGGCCCGAACCGGAAGCCGCCCGCCGAGCGGTCCAGCACCGAGCCGAAGACGCTGGGTGCGTCCGGCCGGGGCACGCACATCCACTCGACGTTGCCGCTGGGCGCCACCAGGCACGTCGTCTCGCAGTCGGACAGGAAACCATACTCGGCGATCGGCGGGAACGGACTGCCCCCGCTGCGTCGCACCGGTGAATGTGCCACCCGTACCCCCTGATCACGACCTGCCACGGCATCTCTCACGCCATCGCCACCCCACCGAGATCAATACAATGAGTGTTGATGAGATAGCGAATAGTAGCCGCTACCCAGCATGGTGCAAGCACCTCGGCCGCCCGGCAACTCGGCAATGTGGTTGCGTGGTGGCGTGACCACGCAGCCCACCGGGTCCGGGGAACCGCCCGGCGCCGACCGTCCGCCGACGTCCGCCGCCTGGTCGCCGCCGCTGTGGCGGGTCGGGCTCTATGCCCTCGGCGGCACGGCGGCGGCGCTGGTGGCCGCCGTCGGTCCGCTGGCGCAGCGGGTCGGCTCGCTCGACGCCGCCGGCCGGCTGCTCGTCGGGGTGCTCGCCGCCGGCCTGTGGGTGCTGGCAGTGCGCGACCTGCTCGCCCGGCCGACCCTGCGGGTCTCCCCCGCCGGACTCGACCTCGTCGACGGGCTGCGCCGCCGGCACCTGCCGTGGGCGGCCGTACTCCGGGTGCGCGCCGGCACCCTCACCCACAATCGGCGCGCGGTGCATCTGCGCACCCTCGAGGTGGAGACGATCGACGGCCCGATCCTGCTCACCCGCCGCCAGCTCGGCACCGATCCAGGCCCCGTGGCCGAGCGCGTCGAGGAGATCCGGCTCCGGCTGGGCTGACCGGCACGGCCGGGGCCACCGCGGCGACCGGCGGGCTACACCAGCGTCGAGGACTTGACGGCCGCCGCGACGAACAGCAGCGCGATCAGGCCGACGACGCCGCCCGCCTGCGCCCACGCCCGCCGCGGGGGCACGTAGGCGTAGATCAGGCCGACGATCACGCCGGCGGCGAGACCGCCGAGATGGCCCCACTTGTCGATGTTGCTGAACGAGAAGGTGATGAGCAGGTTGATCCCCAACACGACGAGGATCTGCCGCGAATCGACCCGCAGCCGGCGGGCGATGACGTAGTAGGCGGCGAAGAAGGCGAAGATCGCGGTGGACGCGCCGACCGAGGCCGTGGACAGGCCGCCGAGCAGGTAGCTCAGCGTGTTCCCACCGACCGCGCCGGCCACGAACAGGCCCAGGTAGCGGGCCCGGCCGAGGATCGCCTCGAGCTGGAAGCCCAGCAGGTACAGCGCGTACATGTTGAACAGGATGTGCAGCACGCCGGCGTGCAGGAAGGCCGCGGTGAGCAGCCGGTAGTACTGGTCGTCCGCCGCGATCCGGAAACCGATCATCGCGAAGTCGTCGGTGAACCGGTTGCTGTTGTCGCCGCCGGCGAGCCCCGGCGCCCCCTGGAGGATGTACGCGACCACGCACAGCCCGATGAGGATCTGGGTGACCAGCCCCTGCCGGGCGAGCTGCGCCCGGCCACCGAGGGTCGTGCGCGGCTCGCGCTCGGGCGGGGCGATCCGCCCGCCCGCCGGGCGGCCCTCCTCCGGGCAGTGGAACCCGACCGCCGCCGGCCGCATGCAGTCCGGGCAGATCGGCCGGCCGCAGCGCTGGCAGGAGACGTAGGTCTCCCGCTCCGGATGGCGGTAGCAGTGCGGAATCGACGGCGCAGGCGAGCCGGGTTGCGGGGTCCAGCCGGGGTGGCCGGCCGGCGGGCCGACGGTGGGCCGCCAGCCCGCCCCGGCCGGGCCGGAGCCCGCGTCGCCCGCGGGTCCGCCCGGCTCCGGCGGCGGCTGGGTCATCGGCCGACCCCGTGAGCGCGGCCGGGTCGCACCCGCCGCGCCGGGCACGACCGGCCGGCCGGCGGCACGTCCGGTGGTCTCATGGTCGTACTCCCGCGGGGTCGGGTCCGGCCGGCCGAACCGGTCAGGCCGGCCGACGGTCGATGACGATCTCCTGGATCACGATGTCGGTCTTCGGGCGGTCCTGCGCGGCGGTCGGCGCCTTGGCGATCGCGTCGACGACGTCGGTGCCCCGGGTGACCTCACCGAAGATCGTGTGCTTGCGGTTGAGCCAGTCGGTGGGCGCGACGGTGACGAAGAACTGCGAGCCGTTCGTGCCCGGCCCGGCGTTCGCCATCGCGAGCAGGTAGGGCTTGTTGAACGTCAGGTCGGGGTGGAACTCGTCGGCGAACTGGTAACCCGGGCCGCCGCGGCCGGAGCCCAGCGGGTCCCCGCCCTGGATCATGAAGTTCGGGATGACCCGGTGGAAGATCGTGCCGCTGTACAGCGGGGTTCCGGTCTTCTTGGCGCCGCTCGCCGGGTCCGTCCACTCCTGCGTCCCGGTCGCCAGCCCGACGAAGTTGCGGACGGTCTTGGGAGCGTGATCGGGGAACAGACGGATCTCGATATCCCCCTGAGTCGTCCGCAGCGTCGCGTACAGCTCCTCGGCCATGAGCCTCTCTTCTCTTCAGGTCTGGGTCGATGTCCGGTCAGACGGCGCCCGAGCCGGACCCGATCGTATGCGCCGGGCGCAGCCGGCGTTCCGCACCGCCCGCATCGGCATGCACCGCGTGACGGACCCGGGTGCACGCCGCCGGTGCCCCGTGCACACCCCCGGTGCACAGCCCAGGCATGTCACGCCAGGTCGGCGTGACACGCCTGCGGGGGCCCGGCGCGTTGGAGAGGGCGGCCAACGGGGTACGGCACACTGCACAGATCTTGACCGCCCGCGACCCCCCGCCACGATCTCGGCTCCAGGGAAGGACGCCATGAGCACCACCATCAAGGACCGTATTTCGCACGTCACCGACACCGCGCCGGTCAGCGGGCTCTCCGACGCGGCGAAGCACGCCGCCGACCGGGCCGGCACGGTCGCCCATCGCGCGGCGAGCATCGCCGGGGAAACCGCCGGCACCGCCGCGTCGGCCACCCGGGACGCCGGCGTGACCGTGGCGCACCGGATCTCCGACGTCTCCGGCTCCGCGACCCGCGGCGGAACGGCCGTCCCGCGCGTCGCGGGCAAGGCTGCGAGCAAGGCCGTCGCCGTCTCCGGGCGGGCCGGCCGGCGGATCGAGAAGGCCCGGTCCCAGGCCGAGCTGTCCGCCGAGCGGGCGCGCGCCGCCGCCGAGCTGCGCTCGGAGCGGCAGCGTTCGCGTAAGGCCGTGGCCAACGAGGCCAAGGCCCGCATCCAGGCCGACAAGGCCCAGGAGATCCTGGAGAAGCGGCTGGCCAAGGCCGAGGGCAAGCTCGCCAGGGTCCACCGTCGGCGCCGCCGCGGCCTGCTGACGCTCGCCCTCGCCGGCGCCGGCGCGGCGGGCACCGTCGCGGTGCGCCGCTACCTGGCCCAGCAGGACAGCCCGACGATCACCGCGGAGCCGGCGCCGATCGGCAGCACGACCGGTTCCGCCGCGGCCACCGACCGGGCGAGCGGCCGCGACGCCTTCGACGACCGCCTGTCGACCTCGACGAACAGCCTCGAGGAGATGCCGGGCGTGGACACGACGTTCGGCGAGCCCAGCCGGCCCCGCTGAGGCGCGCGGCGGCGGCAGCCGGCCGGCGGGCGTCGAGCCCGCCGGGGTCGGTTCCGCCGCCGACGTCCGTCCCGGCCTCGGCCTCGGCCAGGATTTCGTGCGGCCGGGGTGTGGGTCGGCCCGGCTCGGGTGGGTCGGCCCGGCTCGGGTGGGTCGGCCCAGCTCGGGTGGGCCGGGCCGGCTCGGGTGGGCCGGGCCGGCTCGGGCGGGCCGGGCCGGCCGGTCAACGGCGCGGCGCCGCGGCCGGATCGCCGATGCGGTACGCGCCGGGGGCGTCCGCCGGAACGGCCGGTCGGGCCGGCGCGCGGGGATCGACCCGCCGGTAGGGCTGGCCCATCGTCGGACGGGGGTCCGCTTCGCCCTTGTTCGGCCAGAACGACATGGCCCGTTCGGCCTGGGCGGTGATGGTCAGCGACGGGTTCGCCCCGAGATTCGCCGAGATCGCCGCGCCGTCGGCCACGTGCAGGCCCGCATAGCCGAAGACCCGCTGGTAGGGGTCGATCACGCCGGTGGACGGGTCCGCGCCGATCGGGGCGCCGCCGAGGATGTGCGCGGTCATCGGGATGTCGGCGATCTCCCCGACGGAGCCACCGGGGTAGCCGCCGATCCGGGCTGCGATCCGGCGGACGGCCTCGTTGCCCGCCGGGATCCACGACGGGTTCGGATCGCCGTGGCCCTGCCGGCTCGTCAGCCAGCGAAGACCGAACGGGCCGCGCCGCAGCGACACCGTCAGCGAGTTGTCGCGCGCCTGCATCACCAGAGCGATCATGGTCCGTTCGGACCAGCGCCAGGGCAGCCCCATGGCCAGTGCGTGGTGCGGGCGGACCAGTAGTTCCCGCAGGTACTTCAGCCACCGCGGCGCCCGGCCCCCGCCGTCCGTCATCGCCGCGCTGATCAGGGCCATCAGGTTGCTGCCCCGGCCGTAGCGGACCGGTTCGACGTGGGTCTGCCCGTCCGGGTAGAACGACGACGTGATCGCCACTCCGCGGGCGACCCGGCGGTCCGGGCGGAACCGCGTCGCGCCGAGGATCGACTCGGAGTTCGTCCGGGTGAGCTCGCCGAGCCGGGGGGACAGGGCGGGCAGGTCCCCGCGCTCGCGCGCCGAGAGCAACAGACGCTGGGTCCCGAGGGTGCCGGCGGCCAGCACGACCTGCCCCGCGGTCAGCGTGCGCCGCCCGCGCCGGGGCATCCCCGGCGTCCGGGCGACGTCGACCTCGTACCCGCCGCCGGGCCGCGGGCGGATGGCGGTGACGGTGGTGTCGGGCAGGACCCGCGCGCCGGCCCGCTCGGCGAGGAACAGGTAGTTGCGGTCCAGCGTGTTCTTCGCTCCGCGGCGGCAGCCGGTCATGCACTCGCCGCATTCGACGCAACCCGTGCGGCCGGGCCCGACCCCGCCGAAGTAGGGGTCGGGTACCCGGACTCCCGGCTCCTGCCGGCCGTCGCGGCCGAAGAAGACCCCGACCCGCGCCGGGGCGAAGCTCGGCCCGACGCCCATCTCGTCCGCCACCGCGTGGAACACCTCGTCGGCGTACGTGGTCGTCGGATTCGCGGTCACCCCGAGCATCCGCTCGGCCTGCTCGAAGAACGGGGCCAGCTCGGCCCGCCAGTCGGTGATGCCGCGCCACTGCGGGTCGGCGTAGAAGGCGTCGAGCGGTCGGTACAGGGTGTTCGCGTAGACGACCGATCCGCCGCCGACCGCCGTCCCGGACAGCACGATGACCCGACCCAGCCAAGTGATCTTCTGGATGCCGTGGCACCCCAGCCGCGGCAGCCACAGGAACCGGCGGATGTGCCAGTTGTTGCGCGGCAGCGTCCGCGGGCTGAACCGGCGACCCGCCTCGACGACGAGGACCCGGTAGCCCTTCTCCACGAGGCGCAACGCGCTGACGCTGCCGCCGAAGCCACTGCCGACCACGATCACATCCGCGTCGAGGCCACCCGCGTCGAGGCCACCCGCGTCGAGGCCACCCGCGTCGAGGCCACCCGCGTCGAGATCGTCGCCGGATCCGCGTTCCGCCATGCCTGTCACCTGCCGCCGTCGACGCCGGCCTTCCATGATGACCCAGCGACCGGCCTGCGCAACACCGCTCGGCGGGCGCGGCCCACCGCCACCCGGCGGGATCCGCTCAGGCCGCGCCGTCCGCCGCCTGCTGCCGTTCCCGCAGCCTGGCCTCCCGCGCCGCCTGGGCGGCTCGCTCGATCGCCTCGAGCGGCGGCCGCGGAATCTCCACCGGCGGTGCCTCGGTCGTCGCGGCCGCGGAGCGTTTCGGCTCGGCCGCGGCCGGCCGGCCGGCGCCACGACCTGCCCCACTCGGGCGGTTGAACCGGCCCCGGGGGGAAGGGGCTGACGGCGACTTCAACTGGTCGGCCCGGCGCTCCCGGCAGGAGCGGCACTCGCAGTCGGTCGACGCCCGCGGCAGCCGGTCAAGGCGCCAGGACAGGTTGTCGATCTCGTCACCATCCCCGACCAGTACCCCGGTCTGGATGATGTGGACGAGGTGCAGGGCCAGCGTGACCGGATCCCAGTTGTCCTCGTCGAAGATGATCTGCAGCTTGCCGAAGATCTCCAGGAAGTCGGAGGTCGGGCGGCGCATCGCGTTCGCCAGCACGTTGATCACCTGCGTGGCGGCGAGAGTCATCGGCGCGGGCGGCGGCGGGGGCAGCGGAACCGTGGGTGCCGGAGCCTCGTCCGCCGCGTCCTCGTCCGCCGCGTCCTCGTGCACCCCGTCCTCGTGCACCCCGTCCTCCCGCGGGGCCTCGTGCCCGAATGCGTGCGCGGTCGCATCGTCCAGCGGGGGCCGCGCTGCGGGCGCCTGGTAGGCCGCTGCCTGATCCGTGGGCTCCGCCGCGGCGGCCTCGGCGGAGATCGGCTCGGTGACGGCGGTGGCCGTGGGCGCGGCCGGGTGCGGCGGCGCGGCCGGCGCGACGGTGGCCGGTTCGTCCGGCACTACGGGTGCGTCCACCGGCTGGCGCGGATGGTCCTCGCGGCGCCAGTCCTCGGGACGCTGATGGGGCTCGGCTCGCTGATGGGGCTCGGGATGCTGGGTCGCCTCGGGGCCGAAGGGACCACGATCGCGCGAGGGGACGAGGTCGACGACGAAGCCGCCGGCCCGGTCCTGCGCCTCGCCGCCCACGGTCGCCATCTCGCGCTCGCGGGTGCGCCGCCGGGCGGCGCCCTTCGGATGGGAGCCGGCACGGCTGCGGCGCCCGCGGCGGCGGCCCGACTCACGCGAGGACTCGTGGGTTCCCGCGGCCCCGGCGCGCGTCTCGCCGGTCGGTCCGGCGGTCGCCTCGAGAGGCGACTCGACCAGGCGGACGAGACCGTCCCGGACCATCGAGTCGGGGATGCTCAGGGCGAACCGGGTCGTCCTGCCGGCGGCCGGCCGCGCCACGGTGGTCAGCCAACCCTGCCGGCGCAGCAGGGAAACCTGCCGCTGCACGTGGGTCCGGCTGTAGCCGGTCTCCTCCTGCAGGGTGATCAGCCCGGGACCGCTCACCGCCGCACCGGCGGGGAGGAACTCCGGTGCCTCGGCGAGGTGGCACGCCAGGGTGCACGCGACGAGTTTCGCCGCGGAGGGCATCGATGCGCGCAACACGGCCCGCTGCCATCCGCTGCGGTCCGCGATCAGGGTTCCCGGCTCCTGCACCGTCTGGACCGAAACCAGAGCACCAGGGATGGTGAGCTGGATCGTGTCCGGCGGCACAAGCCTCCTTCCCTCGGCTGGATCACTCGATGCTGACGGACTGCCCGGACCCGATGCGGTCACGGCCGGGTGTCCGGGGATCAGTCCCACCGGAACGGGCTCGGTGGGACGAGAGCGGGTCGACGTCTGTTCAGGCACCGTACTCCGCACCGGGTCAAGCGGCTCCTGTGGAGGGCCACCGCGGTCACATGAAGAGGACATGACTCCATCACCGCCGTTGGGTGGTCGTGGTGTGACAGAAACATCAAACATCGCCCGACTGCTGCAAAGCAAAAAGATGGCGGCGCGGCCACGAAAGGGCCACACCAATGCCGCAGAAAGGCAAGGCCAAAGCAGCCGAACAATTCGGCCGATCAAGCCGCCGAGGACAACCAGGCATCGAAATGATCGGTATTCTTCGGCCGAGTCCCTGGCCTTCCGACGAGGCGGCGGAGGTGACCGTGAGCAGGAGGCCTTCCGCACCACGCCCACGCCGGGCGGCACGCCCGACTCTGGTTCACCCCACCGCCCGGCGGCCGCCCGCGTCGCCTCCCGCCGGACGCCGTCCCGGTCCGCCCCTGGACACCCGCACGGCGGGCGCGCAGACGACCGGATCTGCCCCGGGCGCGGCGCCCGGCGCACAATCATCGCCTCTCCTCGGCCATCCCAGGCCTGCAGGGGATGGCCATTCACCAGCGGCCCCGCCCGGCCACACTCCCGACGCCGCCACGAACCGGACGGGCCGGCCGCAGCCCCGCGCGCCGCGGGGAAGCGGCGGCGGCGAGGTGGCCTGGAGGCCGCGGAAGGCTGGCCGCGGGAATTCCAGACCCCGCAGTGACGCTTCCCCGTCAGGGCCGAGGCCCCGAGAACCAGCGGCCCCGCTGCCGGCGGACAGGGCGGACAACACCGCTCCGCCGGCGAGTCAGCGCGCGACGGGCCGCCATTCTTCCGAACATCACGTCATATCCTTGCGCGATCTTTCCGGGTGATTCTGGCGTCCATTCCCCGCGCGTCCGGAGCCCGCCGCGGGCCGGGGCACCGTGCGACAACCACCGACCGACGGCGCCGGCCCGGGTCGGCCGGTACATCAATGCCGGAATTGCGGGGCAGGGCACGGCCGGCAACATCCCGTCGCGCCCGGTGACGAATGCCGCCCGGCGGCACCGTGATTCGCGCGCGGCCAGATTGGCATGATCTGCCGGATCATATGGATCATTGCCGGATCACGGCCAACCGAGACGGTCACGGATCAGATACAGCCGGGCTTGCCCAACCACGGCTCACACTCCACCGACTTTCCCGCCGGCAGGTGGGACGGAAAAGTCCCGGGTAGCGCGTGCGCGGCGACAACCCACGGTGAGAACACCACAGCGGGCCGCCATGCGGCCGGCTGCGCCCCGGACCCTCCGGACAACCGGGAAACGGCGGCCAGGAACATCGAACCCATCCGTCTGCCTATGGAGTCACCACGCCGCGGGCCCCGGTGGCCCTGGCCGGGTGGTCGGCCAGGGCGGTCGGACCCTGGGTGATCGGGTCATGGTGGCCAGCCCAGGAGGGTCGGCCCAGGAGGGTCGGCCGCGCGGGGCGGACCGCCGGCCGGGCCCGCTCGCCCAGGGTTCCCCACCGGCGGGCGGGGTATTCCGACCGTGCTTCCGCGAACGCGGCGCCACCCGGGCGGCGAAGGAGGCGGCGGATGGCCGACATCGTGGTCGGGGTCGACGGCTCAGCGGGCTCCCACGTGGCGTTGTGCTGGGCGTTCGACGAGGCTGAGCGGCACGGCTGCGGGCTGCGGGCCGTGGTCGGAATCGGGCACGGCGGACCGCCGCGGCCGGAGGCGGCCGACGGCCTGGCCGAGCGGGCGGCCCACGCGCTGCACGAGACCGTCACCGCCTCGGCCCCGGCCGGATCCTCGGTCCACGTGGCCGAGGAGGTCGTCGATCAGCCCGGGGCGGAGGCCCTGCTCACCGTGGGCCACAACGCCCGCATGATCGTGGTCGGGGCCCGCGGGCGGGGCCTGCTGCACCGACTGCGGGTCGGCTCGGTCAGCGCCTCGGTCGCCGTGCACTCGCCGGCACCGGTGGTGATCGCGCGCGGCGGCGACCCGGCCCAGACCCGCGGCCGACCGTCGCGAGCGGTGGCCGTGGGCGTGGACGGCTCCCCGAACTCACTCGCCGCCCTGGGCTGGGCCGCCGAGGAGGCCGACCGGCGCGGGGTTGCGCTGATCCTCGTGCACGCCTGGCTCGCGGCGATACCGCTCCCCTTCGCCGAGGCCCCCGGGGAGATCACCCAGGCGCTGGAGGAACAGGCCCGGGCCGCGCTCGACGAGGCCGTCGCCGCCGTGCACGACGCCCTGCCCGCCGGGCTGGAGCTGCGACGCCGGGTGGTGCCGGACTCACCGACCCAGGCCCTGCTCGCCGCCGGCCGGGAATGCGACCTCGTCGTGGTCGGCGCCCGCGGCCATGGCGGGTTCGCCGAGCTGCTGCTGGGTTCGGTCAGCCATCAGTGCATGATCCACTGCCCGACTCCCGTAGCGATCATCCGTCGGCGGTAGGCGGTAGCGGGCCGTCACCGGGTGGGTCCGTGCACGACCGTGTGCACGTCCGCCACGACCTGCGACCAGGCATACCACCGGACGTTGTCCGCACCCGGCGCGGGATCCCAGGGATTGCGCAGCAGCACCCGCCCCCGCGCGGCATCCACCGCCAGCGCCGGGTACGCGTGGGCGGCGACGAGCCCGCCGGACCGGGTCCGGCTCCGGGTCGCGAGCACGACGACCTCGCCTCGGTCGAGCAGGGCCGCGAGATCCGCGACGCTCGTCGCGCGGGCGGCTCGCCGGCTCGCCGGCCGTCCGGTGAGGGTCCCCAGGGCGAGCGAGGCGCTGCCGAACCCGATCGCGGGGTATCCGCCGTGCAGACGGGCGTAGGCCTTCTCGTAGAGCGCCGGCCAGAGCTCGGGCTGGCCCGCGGCGTTGTCGCCGTCCATCGCGATCTCCTGGACCCCCTCGCCACGCTCGCCCTCACGGCCGGTGGACGCGGGTGCCGACAGCCGGCGTGCGGGCAGCATCGCGGTCACCGTCACGCCGACCGGTGCGCCCGAGCCCGGGTGGAAGGTGATCGTGACGGTGCCGTTGGGGTTGCGGCGCAGCCGTTCGGTGAGCAGGGCGGGGTCCTGCCGGGCGATTCCGATCAACGCCGCGGCGAGGTAGCAGTCGGCGACGGCGCCCTGACCGACGTCGCCGGGGTCGGCGCCGTCGCGCACGATGGCGTCGCCGGACCGGTCCACCCCGACGACCGGCCCCGACCGCTCGCCGCCGGGGGGCGGCGGGGCGGCGGGTTCGAGCCATGGCAGGGCCCGCACCAGTTCGCCGAGCAGGTCGGGCGGCGCCCCGGCGAGCAGGTCGTCCGCGAGGCCCGCGAGTTCGGCCGCGGCGAGCACCGCCCCCGGCTTCGGCGTGCCGGCCAGCCGCGCGGCCATCGCGCCGAGAGCGGTCAACGGCCCGCCCCGCAGCAGCCCGATCACACCCGCGCGAGTCGGATCCGGCAGGTCCGCCAGCCGCGCCCGGACCGCCCGCAGCCGGTCGACGCCGAGAGTGTCCGGTACGGCGTCGGACCTGGCGCCGGCGCCGGCGCCGAACAGGGCCAGCAGCCCCGCCGCCACGGCCAGGGCGGTCGGCGACGCGGGCCGGGCAGGCGACGGCACGAACCGGGCGGTCGGCGAGGCGGGCCGGGCGCCGGGCGGCCGGCTGATCCGTTCAGGTGGACCGCCCGGCCCGACTCGACGCAGGGTGATCGGCGCGGCGGCGAAGCGGGCCATCCGCAGCTCGATGTCCCCGGCCGCGTTGGGAGCCTCGACCGCCACGAGCCGCAGCCCGCGCCCGGCCATCCCGACCGTCCCGGTCGGCGAGCCCATCCGCGCCAGGGTGCGCTCGGTCTCCCCGACGGCGACGGCGACCGTGCGGCCCAGCGCCGCCGCCCGGTCCGCGGCGGAGCGCAGGCGCGCGGCGAGGACGCCCAGCAGGACCGGATCGAAGCGAACCGGCGCGCCGCCGCTTCCCCCGGCCCCGGCCCCGGCCTCGGCCGACGCGGGCCGCCCGATCGGCCCGGGCGGCACGGGCGGCACGGGCGGCACCCGGGACGAGGTCGGTCCGGGCGAGATCGCCGCGGCGGACCAGGGACCTGGTGCGGGCAGCGCCCAGGCGGAGCCGGCCGCGAGCCGGTCGAGCAGCG from Frankia alni ACN14a harbors:
- a CDS encoding FAD-dependent oxidoreductase, producing MAERGSGDDLDAGGLDAGGLDAGGLDAGGLDADVIVVGSGFGGSVSALRLVEKGYRVLVVEAGRRFSPRTLPRNNWHIRRFLWLPRLGCHGIQKITWLGRVIVLSGTAVGGGSVVYANTLYRPLDAFYADPQWRGITDWRAELAPFFEQAERMLGVTANPTTTYADEVFHAVADEMGVGPSFAPARVGVFFGRDGRQEPGVRVPDPYFGGVGPGRTGCVECGECMTGCRRGAKNTLDRNYLFLAERAGARVLPDTTVTAIRPRPGGGYEVDVARTPGMPRRGRRTLTAGQVVLAAGTLGTQRLLLSARERGDLPALSPRLGELTRTNSESILGATRFRPDRRVARGVAITSSFYPDGQTHVEPVRYGRGSNLMALISAAMTDGGGRAPRWLKYLRELLVRPHHALAMGLPWRWSERTMIALVMQARDNSLTVSLRRGPFGLRWLTSRQGHGDPNPSWIPAGNEAVRRIAARIGGYPGGSVGEIADIPMTAHILGGAPIGADPSTGVIDPYQRVFGYAGLHVADGAAISANLGANPSLTITAQAERAMSFWPNKGEADPRPTMGQPYRRVDPRAPARPAVPADAPGAYRIGDPAAAPRR
- a CDS encoding rhomboid family intramembrane serine protease is translated as MTQPPPEPGGPAGDAGSGPAGAGWRPTVGPPAGHPGWTPQPGSPAPSIPHCYRHPERETYVSCQRCGRPICPDCMRPAAVGFHCPEEGRPAGGRIAPPEREPRTTLGGRAQLARQGLVTQILIGLCVVAYILQGAPGLAGGDNSNRFTDDFAMIGFRIAADDQYYRLLTAAFLHAGVLHILFNMYALYLLGFQLEAILGRARYLGLFVAGAVGGNTLSYLLGGLSTASVGASTAIFAFFAAYYVIARRLRVDSRQILVVLGINLLITFSFSNIDKWGHLGGLAAGVIVGLIYAYVPPRRAWAQAGGVVGLIALLFVAAAVKSSTLV
- a CDS encoding universal stress protein is translated as MADIVVGVDGSAGSHVALCWAFDEAERHGCGLRAVVGIGHGGPPRPEAADGLAERAAHALHETVTASAPAGSSVHVAEEVVDQPGAEALLTVGHNARMIVVGARGRGLLHRLRVGSVSASVAVHSPAPVVIARGGDPAQTRGRPSRAVAVGVDGSPNSLAALGWAAEEADRRGVALILVHAWLAAIPLPFAEAPGEITQALEEQARAALDEAVAAVHDALPAGLELRRRVVPDSPTQALLAAGRECDLVVVGARGHGGFAELLLGSVSHQCMIHCPTPVAIIRRR
- a CDS encoding C2 family cysteine protease: MVSAGTADDLGRHATALRRAATEVAAVLSGVRSTGGTGSPLRARLDGRVLAWQAALDADAEALLARAALLDRLAAGSAWALPAPGPWSAAAISPGPTSSRVPPVPPVPPGPIGRPASAEAGAGAGGSGGAPVRFDPVLLGVLAARLRSAADRAAALGRTVAVAVGETERTLARMGSPTGTVGMAGRGLRLVAVEAPNAAGDIELRMARFAAAPITLRRVGPGGPPERISRPPGARPASPTARFVPSPARPASPTALAVAAGLLALFGAGAGARSDAVPDTLGVDRLRAVRARLADLPDPTRAGVIGLLRGGPLTALGAMAARLAGTPKPGAVLAAAELAGLADDLLAGAPPDLLGELVRALPWLEPAAPPPPGGERSGPVVGVDRSGDAIVRDGADPGDVGQGAVADCYLAAALIGIARQDPALLTERLRRNPNGTVTITFHPGSGAPVGVTVTAMLPARRLSAPASTGREGERGEGVQEIAMDGDNAAGQPELWPALYEKAYARLHGGYPAIGFGSASLALGTLTGRPASRRAARATSVADLAALLDRGEVVVLATRSRTRSGGLVAAHAYPALAVDAARGRVLLRNPWDPAPGADNVRWYAWSQVVADVHTVVHGPTR
- a CDS encoding peptidylprolyl isomerase, translated to MAEELYATLRTTQGDIEIRLFPDHAPKTVRNFVGLATGTQEWTDPASGAKKTGTPLYSGTIFHRVIPNFMIQGGDPLGSGRGGPGYQFADEFHPDLTFNKPYLLAMANAGPGTNGSQFFVTVAPTDWLNRKHTIFGEVTRGTDVVDAIAKAPTAAQDRPKTDIVIQEIVIDRRPA
- a CDS encoding PH domain-containing protein; this encodes MTTQPTGSGEPPGADRPPTSAAWSPPLWRVGLYALGGTAAALVAAVGPLAQRVGSLDAAGRLLVGVLAAGLWVLAVRDLLARPTLRVSPAGLDLVDGLRRRHLPWAAVLRVRAGTLTHNRRAVHLRTLEVETIDGPILLTRRQLGTDPGPVAERVEEIRLRLG